CTCCCAGAAATTCATGTCCTAGATGCGCACCACAATTATGACATTCTATTTCTGTTCTTATTCCATCAGGATCAGGTATACGTTTTATCGCATTTTGGAAGCTTTCATCAAAGCTTGGCCATCCGCATCCTGCATCAAACTTGCTTTTGGATGAAAAGAGGGGGTTATTGCATCTTCGACAGATAAACGTACCATCTTCATAAAAATTGTCATACTTACCAATGAAGGGGGCTTCGGTAGCTTTATCTACAATAATCCTCTTTTCCTCTGGTGTTAGCTCATTATAACTCATACTTTATAGCTTTCTCACCCGAGAATTTAAGGACTTGTATATTTCGTTATATCTTCTCTTTGTAAGAGTAGCGATTCAAAATTGTTTTGGTATTGGATTCTTTGAAATCTTTAATCTAAAACTGATTCTATTTATTGATCCCTCATACCTCTAGCATCTACATCTGGTATATGTTAGAGACTGCAAATACATCTATTATATTCTTACAAGATAGGTAATTTTGAAAATATTCGAGATCCTCTAAGAGATAAGATAATGTTGATGACGCCCAAATCAGTATCTGCATATTAAGAATATTTATCAAAACCTCTTACAAGCCATTTTGTTATTTCTCAGAAGCGTAAATACTTTATGGATATCTACAGAAGTTCTATAATAGATAATTACAGGAAAATGCAGATCCTATAAACCGTAACATCTATACAATTAGGTCCTTTTTTTAATTTACTGTTATAACTTACTATATAAGTGTATAAAGTACCAAAATTCGGCAAGAATAATATTAAAATGTATAATAATATTGAATTCAACTGGGGTTATTGAAATAGGAACCCATATACAAATTGTAATGCATTATAAAACTGATCGAGAATGGGGGAAGGTTTCGTTAGGGTTGCTGACACTAAGGACATAGCGCCATCACAAATGAAAGAAGTTCAAGTTGACGGTGAAAGTATATGTATTGTTAATATTAATGGAAATTACTACGCCATTGGTAGTATTTGTACCCATGAAGGGGGCCCTATAGCAGATGGTACTATCAATGGATTTGAAGTTGAATGTCCTTGGCATAATTCCAAATTTGATGTAAGGACGGGAGAAGTAACAAGTCCACCAGCAAATGAACCAGAACCTGTCTATGAAGTAAAAATAGAAGGTAATAGCGTATTTATTAAGTTACAAGGTAAAAGTACCTTATCTCCTCAATCTGAGCTAAAATTATTAGAAAAAATCAAAGTGGAGGGAACCGATGTAATGTCTTTTAAGTTTAGTAAACAGGATAATCAAAAAAAAGAGGACAACACACCATTATTGTCCGACTATACTGCAGGTCAATTTGCCTTTTTTGAAATAAGCGATGTCAAAAATGATCCCAAAGGTCCCATAAGGCATTTTACCATTTCATCCTCTCCAACGGAGAACTTTATAATGTTCACAACAAGGATAAGGGGTTCTCCATACAAAAAGAGGCTTTCTACATTAGAGGATGGGACCAAAGTCAAGGTTAGAGGTCCTGAGGGACAATTTGTGTTACATGATGATTATTCAAAACAGGCTGTGTTTCTTTCCGGAGGAATAGGTGTTACTCCATTTAGAAGTATGATAAAGTATGCTACTGATAAACAACTGCCACTAAAAATAGTGATGTTTGATTCAAATAGGGATCCGGATGGAATCCTTTTTAAAAAAGAGTTTGATGATTGGACTAACTTAAACCAGAATTTGAAGATCATTTATACTGTTAGTGAAGACAAACATGATGAGAATCAATCAATTGTTAGAAATGGTTGGAAAGGGGAGTACGGAAGAATAAATAAAGCAATGATTTTAAAATATCTCGACAATACTATGATAAATAATTCAATATTTTATATTTGCGGTCCTCCAAGCATGTTGAAAGCTATGCAATCATTGTTGCAGGAAGAATTAGATATTTCAAAAGAAAAAATCAAATTAGAAGAGTTTACGGGCTATTGACATCGTAATGATCAGAAAAATATCATAATCTGTTGGAGTAGAGAAATTCAAAGATGATTTAATAGTAACGAAAGGGCTCAATTCATATAGTTAGGAAACATATTTTTCTAAATATATCATAGTTAGATTCTCATGAATTGGTATTCGCTTAAATTCTTTGTATCCAATCTTTTGGTACAGATGTAAATCCTCTCACTTTTATGACCTGTAAACAATTCATATCTTTTATTATTTTTAAAAGAATCTTCAATTGATTTCATAAGCTTTGTTCCTATGCCTTGATTTTGATAATTAGGATTAACAATCAATCTTTTGATAAATACAGTTTCATCCACCTGAAACCCTCTAACCGATCCAACTATAAAATCTCCTAATACTGCTTTAAGAATTATTGATTCTGAAAACTCTTTTGTTAATTCTTCTAATGTTTGAAGTAAAGGAGGAGAAATATCGAAATCATTGTATATATCTGCTTCACTCAAAAAGGCTTGTTTTTGCAATACTAATATAGTTTTGAGATCCTCAAAAGAAGCCTTTGTAATTTCGACCGAGGTCATTATCATATTAATACGTTTTCAGGATTAATTAACGCTATTTAATTCAATTTCCAAATTCCGTTAATTATTTCATGTGAATGGCATTCATGAAATGTCCTAAAAACTTTAGATTTTCTAACAGGGTTAATTAAAAATTGAGAATAAGATGATCTGCTCAAGAACAATCTTTATGTTCATCGTGATATTATTTTTGATTTCATAAACTAGAATAAATTGAACCCGGATTTCTTAAGTTTAGACCAGTAGCCGAAGACTATCAGAGGTTCAAAGGATTAATGAAAGATAGTAATTGTTTTAATAATTTGTTGTAAATGTAATAAAGATATGTATAAAGATCATCCGATAAAATGCTCGTCGTGTGGCAAAGTTTTCACTTCAAAAGAGGATGAAACTGTCTGTAATGAATGTTCTAAAGAACTCGAAAATATAAAATAATTTCTTTTAAGGTTTTTACTATTAAAACCATTCTGCCATAATGTCTCATACCATTATTTTACTCCTTTAAAAACTATGCCTGGCCGTTTTGAAGGCCGAATCCTATTTTACTACAATCTATCATTTTGTAATTCTTATCGAAATGACTAAGAAGGTTTTACTTCTTTGAATGGATCATTTACATCCAATTCTAAATGGAGAAATTTACTAATAATACTTTTTGAATATTTGAGAAAGTATATTAATGATACTAGAAATAGGTCGGGCAAGTTCGCGTTATTAGGATGATGACCTCCCAAAATATTTCCATGAAATAAGAAAATTAAATTTTGTAGTTCATGCATCTCTGCCACTTTAAATCCGATTTCTTAGAAACAAGAACAGAGACAATTAACCTATCTAACTTTCTACAAGAGGGAGAAATATTCAACGATAATTATACAACTCAGTAGAAATGAAGTGGGCAGAACATGATGCCGCATACAGATAATGAATGCTACCCGCAATATTTCTACAGAGTGGAGGGAATATGGGATGGATGTTATGATCTAGGTAATTTCTATATAAAATGCAATTATATTTAGAACTTGCCAAATATGCAAAATATCAGTTGATGTGGTGTTTTCATCGCATATTGCATGTAAATTAAACTTAAAACATCATTGTCTTTTAATGCATTTATATGAATAATTATCTTTCTAAAAAGATATCAAATTTTATACCAACAGTATCGTCTAATAAATAATAAATAATAGATGTGAAATAATATTAGAAATAAATTACGTTTTATAAATAGGAACATATGACCGCATAAGACTTCGGTGGCTTTCAATCCCTGAGAAATAAGGAAACCGTTAAGTTACCAACCCTTTTGAGAAAACAATTTGATTCAGACTTTGTTCTATTATTTTATTATGTAGCCAGATGTTTGATTATAGAATTAATGGCATATTGCACCATCTTACCAAAGAAATTGATCTTCAAAAATGCTTGATTGATGGGCATGTTGCGATGTGAAATATACATTAATACCTTAAAACTATATAAAATATAGTGCAACAAACTATCTTCTATTTTAATCAAAAAGAAATGATAGAAGAGAAAAATGATTTGAATGTAGATCTAAAAACCAACCATAATCTTTGGATCGACATAACAGATCCTACAGATGAAGATATTAGAGATTTAGAAAAGAAGTTTTCACTAAACAAAAAAGCATTAGATCGAGTTATACAAAAATCAAAAAAACCAGTTGTAAAAGAAACAGAGCATGATAGTAAGTTCACTATTCTACTAGACCTCAAATTTAATAATTTACAACATCTTGAATCTTCTCCACTATACTTTTTTGTAGGAGATAAATGGCTGATCACAATTCATTCAAATAAAATAGATTTGGTAACTAAAGTAAAAACGATTCTCGCAGATAGAAAAACAATTTTGGAATCTTCAATCGATGCCCTTTATTACAGTATAATTTCCTATATCATAGAGGACTATGAAGAGCTTTTGACCGCAATCGAGCTCAAAGTATTTGACATAGAAAAAGACGCACAATATAGACCATCCAAACGAGTACTCACTTATTTGGATACATTGTCTCGGCAGGTTATCATACTTAGACGATATTTTTGGGATGCTAGAAATATAATCAACTATCATACCACTATGGAAAAAGACAAAGATGACATAAAATATATTCAAATCGTGTTCAATAATGTTAATCAGCTCATAGAAATGATTCAATCTTATCAGGATACAATAAATTCTACAAGAGAACTATTCGCTAGTAGTATATCTTTGCAGATAAACGAAACAATGCGAGTGTTGACTATCTTTTCTGCCATCGTATTACCTCTTTCACTTTTGATAGGTGTATTAGGCTTACAGGGATTTGATTTAAACAACCTAGCCACAATACCAAAATATCTTGGCTTTTTGGTAATAGTTATGCTAGCCATAACTGTAGTATCGTTACTGGTATTTTGGAAAAAAAAATGGATATTTTCATACGATAAAGAAATCAAAACAAATCAAGATAATAAAAGGTAAAACAAAATATTCACAACAATTGTGAGTAACAGCACCGACACATTAATCAATACGGACATATACCATGAAGAATATAGTAATGACCAAAAAGTCCATAGTCATAGTAAATCCAAATTCAAGTGGAGGTCAAACGGGAAAAAATTGGGATTCCTTGCATGCTGTTTTAAAAAAATATTTCGGAGAAGACATCGAATACATATTTACAAAGAAAGCCGATGATGGAACCATTCTAACACGAGAATATCTTGAAAAAGGTTATAACAATATAATTCCAATCGGAGGAGATGGGATGATAAATGAAGTTGCTAATGGATTTTTCAAAATAAGGATCGATAAAGGCTTTAACTTAGAGAACATCAAAGATAACAAGAATTCGTCCAAATTTGTTCATCTGGATGTTACTAATTCAGAAGCAATATTAACAGTTCTTCCTGGTGGAACTAGAAATATTTTGGTAAAGTCGTTGGGATTGCCCTCAGAAATTGAAGAATGCTGTAAGACTGTGACTTCTACGGATAACTTCAAGAAAATCGACGTTATCACAGCAGTTATCCACAATAGGAACGATGATAAAGATAAAGATTACGTTAGTCGTATTATTTTAAATGCAGCTGAAATAGGAGTTAGTGCGGAAATAATAAATAGGTCTAAAATGGTTAGAGACAGAATCAGCAGTCGTCTGCTATCCACCATTACAGGAGTACTTGCAACATTACCAACCTATCAAAGCAATGTTTGTGAATTGATTGAATACTTTAACGATACCGGTAATACAAATATCAAAACGCTTTTGACCAAGATGACGATGGCAATGGTATCAAACGGTAGTATTATGGGAGGAGGTTTTAATGCAGCAACAAGAGCTGAAATGAATGATGGATTGCTAGATACCGTTATAGTAAAAAATTCAGGTGGTTTCAAAATACTAGAAAAACTTGTGGATATAAAAAGGGGTGAAGATTCTATTACCAATCAAGACGAGATCTATTATGGTCAATCACAGGCTATAGCATTGTTATCTGACCTTGAAAATAACATTACAGTATCTGTAGATGGAGAGCCAATTGGTATTTTACCATCTTATTTCAAAGTTTTTCCATTGAGCATAAACATTAAGGAATAGCATTGATAAACTGAAAAAGCAAATTAGATTATCACCAGATTATGGTAATTTGACCAAATATTCATTTGACAATATTAAAATATTATGTACAGTAAAACTTTGTGGATTTAGATAAAATGTAGACTTTGTGGGCTTGAGGGTTTGAACATGCATCAACCCTTTATGGAAAATAATAAGATACAATTGATTCTTTCTTAGCTGTAATTGTTTTTTGATTTGAAATGTCCATGAATCTATTGAAAATTATTAATAAATGCTCTAAAAAGTCTTTTTGCAGTTTTTTAAAACTTGATCTACAACCCATGAAATGAAAAATCCAGTATTCTTTTTCTAAGGCTGAAAGGACGTTTAAAACCCTTATCATTGAAACATAACCACATCAAATTCCCAGTTATTCGCGTCACTAATGACTAATCTCGTAACATTGTTAATTTATAAAATAAAGTCTTTTGTTGGATTAATTCTCTAGAGAATGCTTGTTATTCGCAAATTTCCTTGCCTTTTCTATGATACTATGATAATTTATCATTTGCTGAGCAGCCAAGCAAATTATAAAAGATATCGTAAAAATCACAGCCAAAAGAAAAGACAGGTAACCCAAGAAGTTCATTAAATCTCAACTATATCCTTTTATTTTTCTTATTTTCAGATTATTTTGTTTTTTCTTTATTATATTCAGATCCGAGGTCTTTGTCGGTATCCTTGACCTTGTTGATAACAGCTTTTGTTCCTGCCTTTACTTTATCTACTGCTTCGTCAAGAACACTCTCAGACTCATCTTGAGGTCTTCCATTTTCATTATATTCGCTTGTTATGTTAACAAGATTTTCCCCACGGTTTTCGGTCTTTTTATTATTTTGATTTTTAGACATTTCAATCTAGATTGTATAGCATTGCATAAATAGACAATAGAATAGTTGCAACATATTTTCTAGCGAATAAATCATTTAGATGGTAAAAATCAAATCTTGATTCTAATAATAGACAATGTTGGTAGAGATGGTTTTGTAGTTCTGCTACTAGTGCTACCAGATCAATTTTCTAGATTCTTATTTCATGTATCTCTTTTCCAATTGGAAAAATTTTGTTTAGATCATATCTGGATATTTTAGCTGAGACATATAGTAAAGGGCTATTTCTCTCTAAAACATATTTGTCAGAATTGGGTACCTTACATCATTAACAAAGCAATAAAAGAAATAATATTGAGCCGCAAAGTGCTTTTTGATCCGATCAATTTGGGTTCGAATTTTCATTGTTTCTTTCTTATATTTTGGTAATTGATAAAACATACTAACATATTTGAACCTTGTTTCTTGCTATCAGAAATATATGATCTTATTATAGTTTGATAGTTCATAGTCAATGTAAGGTGAGTAATTTTTTTAGATGATGACTAAAAACAAGTACGTGGTCCCTATACCCATGGAGATGTTACAAAGAATAGATAGATCATCTTCTCCTGCTCATATTGGTAAGCTACGAAATGCTGTGGATTTTGTTACCCCTATAGGTACACCTGTTCTTGCCGCAGCGGAAGGCATAGTAACTCAAATCAACGATGATTTTTATGTTGGGGGACCTGATGCTTCTTATTGGTTTTTCACTAATTTTATTACTATTAGACATTCAAATGGAGAATTTTCTAGATATGACCACCTTGATTACCAGAGCTCCAAGGTCAAATTAAATCAAAAGGTTCTTGCCGGCGACGAGATATCCAAAGTTGGAATGACCGGGTATACCTATATTCCACATCTACACTTTCAAGTATATGTGTACACGGGATATAATATTTGGACTGATTTTGAAACAATAGAGATTAAAGATTTTAAAAATATATTATAATCATTTCTTGATAAACTAGGAAATTCATCTTGTAGCCGCCGCCGATCGGACCCGAGCGTTATATTGGAATTTTTTCTTTCTATTAATTATTATATAAAAATAAATTCCTTTTTTATGATGAGGTGTCGAGTCAAATACTCAGAAAAGGATCGAATTATACATTATGTAAAAAAATATTATATTGCGATTTCTTGAAATTTTTGTTAGGATTATTTCCCGCTAACGAAATGTGGAATGGAACTCCAAATTTTTACATTTTTAAGCTATTCCTGCTTCCTCTTTTTTTAATGGGGTTTCTTCCTCATTTTCTTCTGTCAAAAGTTTTGAAGATTTTTCGTTTTTATTCATAGTAGACTTCAAAGTATTTTCAAGCGGAATCTGTTCCTCGGATATGGTAGAGTCAATAATCTTATTTTCTACATCTGTTTCTTTATTTAAAACCGCAGCTTCCTTTACCACTTTCTTTTCTATTTCCAAGTCTGCTTCCTCTGTTGTAGGTTGAATAAGCTCATCCCTAAGCGTATCATCAACTGCCTCATCGATTATTCCTTCAATTTTCGTTGAATCCGCCGTAGTGGTGACTATATCAAGTTTAGTATCAGAACCTGTCCCAACCTCTACTGGTCTTGGTTCAAAAAGTTTCTTATATTTTTCAATTGCTTCAATCTCAGATATGTTAAATTTAAGAACCATTCCATCATAACTATCTACTGCACTTTGTGGAAAACTAAATAATTCTTTATTTACTATACCACGTTGAGTCAAAACCAGACCATTAGAAACTTCTTGAACTTCGCCAAAATCAGCATCATTTAATCCTCTTGCCTCTTTTTTTATCACATCTACCCAATCAATATTTAAGCTCATGATATTATTGATTAAACATATTATAAATATGACAACAACTACGATTGTGTTAATTAATTGTTCATAGCATATTTATGATTAGCAAATTTTCTCATTTTTTCTAAAATACTCAAAATGAATGAGTCCCTAGTATTTAGAAACCCTCCTCTGTTGCATAAAGCTGTTAAATCCTTTTATATATAGCGTGATAGCACCAAAGTAATGGTAAATAGTTTCAACTCAAAAATATTGTGGTTATCAACATTTGTTTTAGGTATTTTTTTGTTAA
This Candidatus Nitrosocosmicus oleophilus DNA region includes the following protein-coding sequences:
- a CDS encoding M23 family metallopeptidase, encoding MTKNKYVVPIPMEMLQRIDRSSSPAHIGKLRNAVDFVTPIGTPVLAAAEGIVTQINDDFYVGGPDASYWFFTNFITIRHSNGEFSRYDHLDYQSSKVKLNQKVLAGDEISKVGMTGYTYIPHLHFQVYVYTGYNIWTDFETIEIKDFKNIL
- a CDS encoding diacylglycerol/lipid kinase family protein, whose protein sequence is MTKKSIVIVNPNSSGGQTGKNWDSLHAVLKKYFGEDIEYIFTKKADDGTILTREYLEKGYNNIIPIGGDGMINEVANGFFKIRIDKGFNLENIKDNKNSSKFVHLDVTNSEAILTVLPGGTRNILVKSLGLPSEIEECCKTVTSTDNFKKIDVITAVIHNRNDDKDKDYVSRIILNAAEIGVSAEIINRSKMVRDRISSRLLSTITGVLATLPTYQSNVCELIEYFNDTGNTNIKTLLTKMTMAMVSNGSIMGGGFNAATRAEMNDGLLDTVIVKNSGGFKILEKLVDIKRGEDSITNQDEIYYGQSQAIALLSDLENNITVSVDGEPIGILPSYFKVFPLSINIKE
- a CDS encoding magnesium transporter CorA family protein, with protein sequence MQQTIFYFNQKEMIEEKNDLNVDLKTNHNLWIDITDPTDEDIRDLEKKFSLNKKALDRVIQKSKKPVVKETEHDSKFTILLDLKFNNLQHLESSPLYFFVGDKWLITIHSNKIDLVTKVKTILADRKTILESSIDALYYSIISYIIEDYEELLTAIELKVFDIEKDAQYRPSKRVLTYLDTLSRQVIILRRYFWDARNIINYHTTMEKDKDDIKYIQIVFNNVNQLIEMIQSYQDTINSTRELFASSISLQINETMRVLTIFSAIVLPLSLLIGVLGLQGFDLNNLATIPKYLGFLVIVMLAITVVSLLVFWKKKWIFSYDKEIKTNQDNKR
- a CDS encoding GNAT family N-acetyltransferase — translated: MTSVEITKASFEDLKTILVLQKQAFLSEADIYNDFDISPPLLQTLEELTKEFSESIILKAVLGDFIVGSVRGFQVDETVFIKRLIVNPNYQNQGIGTKLMKSIEDSFKNNKRYELFTGHKSERIYICTKRLDTKNLSEYQFMRI
- a CDS encoding Rieske 2Fe-2S domain-containing protein — its product is MGEGFVRVADTKDIAPSQMKEVQVDGESICIVNINGNYYAIGSICTHEGGPIADGTINGFEVECPWHNSKFDVRTGEVTSPPANEPEPVYEVKIEGNSVFIKLQGKSTLSPQSELKLLEKIKVEGTDVMSFKFSKQDNQKKEDNTPLLSDYTAGQFAFFEISDVKNDPKGPIRHFTISSSPTENFIMFTTRIRGSPYKKRLSTLEDGTKVKVRGPEGQFVLHDDYSKQAVFLSGGIGVTPFRSMIKYATDKQLPLKIVMFDSNRDPDGILFKKEFDDWTNLNQNLKIIYTVSEDKHDENQSIVRNGWKGEYGRINKAMILKYLDNTMINNSIFYICGPPSMLKAMQSLLQEELDISKEKIKLEEFTGY
- a CDS encoding methionine-R-sulfoxide reductase, whose protein sequence is MSYNELTPEEKRIIVDKATEAPFIGKYDNFYEDGTFICRRCNNPLFSSKSKFDAGCGWPSFDESFQNAIKRIPDPDGIRTEIECHNCGAHLGHEFLGEHLTDKNTRECVNSLSIHFIPKGRELPKVVHK